The Magnetococcales bacterium genome segment TGAGAGATCCTAAGGATCGGTGGGTTCCACCCGCTCGGGCCTCCATTTTTACAACCTCCCGAATTACAACCTTCCGAAATTCCCCCTCTCCATTCATGTTCTTCCTATATCTTGACGCATCAGGTTCTGGAGGAGACACGAGGGAACCTGGTTTGCTCTAGAGAAGCGCATTCAAGGACTGAAAAATAAATTTCAATTGCCGGATGGGTCAGAGCTGCATGCCCGGGACTTCTGTTGCTCATACAATAAGCAGGATAAAACAAACAATTTCGGGCAACTTTCCTGGCCTGATCGGCGTTTGGCGATGGAAGCCTATTGGCAAAGCCGGATCGCCTCTGCTTCAGACCCAAGACAGGCTCGGGCAAGAAGGCGCAAATACCAGACAAGAAAGCATTTTTTTCATTTGAGCAGAGCAGAACGCTCTGGATTGTTTGAAGAAATTCTCGATCATATTGGTAACCATAGAGGCATTTCCCTGTTTGGAGAAGTCGCCGACGTTGACCGAATTCCCGACCATACGGGTCACTCCTTCACTCAAGTGGTTACCCGGTTTGATGCCTTCCTAAAGCGTTTCAACGCCAACTCCCCCCCTGGTCAAATCGATAATGGCATTGTTTTGATGGATCGTGAAACATCCAAGGAGAGGCAACTACACGAAATGCTTGTTGCATATCGTGAGCAAGGTCATCCTTGGGGGCAGCTGAAACACGTATTGGAGATGCCATTTTTTGTGGACAGCCATACGGTCTTGTCGGTGCAGCTGGCGGATATTGTCGCTTATGCGATTCGTCGCTATGTAGAGCATAATCCGCAACCGGGTAGCCCGGAAGAGAACAATTTCAGGAGAATTTATCACCTGTTTGATCGTGATGGTCACAAGTTGCATGGCTTGAGGCACTATTGTGAACCAAACAGCTGTATTTGCCTCATTTGTCGTGATAGAGGCCATTCAGATCTGCCCTCCAGAGAGACTTCTTGAAAATTCCTCAAGCTGGGCGTGGGGATGCCTTCCAAATGGCTCCATGCTTTGGCTGTCTAATCATGGAGCCATCCAACTGTTTATTCCTCCACGGGTTTTTTGGCCCGGCCAGCTTTTTTGCGCTCGTGTTCCTTGCGGAGTTTTTTCCGCAGGCGAATCACTTTTGGGGTGATCTCCACCAGCTCGTCGTCATCGATAAACTCCATCGCCTGCTCCAGTGAATAGCGTATGGGCGGGGTGAGCATGATGTTTTCATCGGTGCCTGCGGCGCGAATGTTGGTGAGTTGTTTGGCTTTCAGGGGGTTCACCACCAGGTCGTTGCCTCTGGAGTGGATGCCGATGATCATCCCCTCGTAAACATCCTCGCCCGGGCCAATGAAGAGCTTGCCCCGCTCCTGAAGATTGAAGAGGGAGAAGCCTACCGAACGGCCCAGATCCATGGCTACCAATACACCGTTTTTGCGCTGTCCAACGTCGCTGGACACGACTGGGCCGTAGTGGTCGAACAGGTGATGCATGATTCCGGCCCCGGAGGTCAGGGTGCGAAACTCGGTGAGAAAGCCGATAAGGCTGCGGGCGGGAATGATATAGTCCAGACGCACCCGGCCCTGACCGTCGGGGGTCATGTTGGTGAGTTCTCCGCGCCGCAGTCCCAACGCTTCCATCACGGCTCCCTGGTTGGCATCGGGGACATCCACCACCAGCTGCTCGTAGGGCTCTTTTTTAACCCCGTCCTCTTCCTTGATGATCACCTCCGGGCGGGAGACTGCCAGCTCATACCCTTCCCGACGCATGTTTTCGATGAGAATCCCCAGATGCAGCTCTCCCCGGCCCGAGACCCGAAACTTGTCGGCCTCTTCGGTCTCTTCCACCCGCAAGGAGACGTTGTGCTCCAGCTCCTGCATCAGTCGGGAGCGAAGCTGGCGGCTGGTGAGATATTTGCCGTCTTTGCCGGAGAGGGGGGAGTCGTTGACCTGGAAGGTCATGCTCACCGTGGGCTCATCCACCGACAGGGGAGGGAGGGCTTCCACATGGTCCGGATGGCAGAGGGTGTCAGAGATGCCCAGACCCGTCAGTCCTGTGATGGCGATGATGTCCCCGGCACTGGCAGAGGACTGCTCGACCCGATTCAAGCCCATAAATCCCAAAATCTGCAAAATCCGTCCCGGTCTTTGCAGCTTGTTGGCATCGATGATGGTGATGGGGGTGTTGGTGGTGATCTGGCCCCGCTCCACCCGGCCAATGCCGATGAGGCCCACATAGCTGTTGTGGTCGAGGGCGGAGATGCGCATCTGGAATGGGCCGTCCGGGTCCACCTTGGGGGGGTGCACCTTATCCAGAATGATTTCAAACAGCGGGGTCATGTCCTGGCCGGGTTGGTCGGCTTCCAGGCTGGCATACCCTTGCAGGGCGGAGGCGTAGATCACCGGAAAGTCGAGCTGCTCGTCGGTGGCGCCCAAGCGGTCAAAAAGTTCGAAGGTTTGATCCAGCACCCAGTTGGGGCGGGAGCCTTCGCGGTCGATTTTGTTGATCACGACGATGGGGGTAAATCCCATGTCGAATGCTTTTTGGGTGACAAAGCGGGTCTGGGGCATGGGGCCTTCCACCGCATCCACCAGCAGTAGCACCGAATCCACCATGGAGAGCACCCGCTCCACCTCGCCGCCAAAATCGGCATGGCCGGGGGTGTCGACAATATTGATGTGCTTATCCTGCCAGCGGATGGCGGTATTTTTCGCCAGGATGGTGATGCCCCGTTCCCGCTCCAGGGTGTTGGAATCCATCACCCGCTCTTGGGGAGCGTTGCGGCTTTCCAGGGTGCCGGATTGTTGCAGGAGTTTATCCACCAGAGTGGTCTTGCCATGGTCGACGTGGGCGATAATGGCGATGTTGCGAAGATTTTCAATCACGGATCAAGCTGCCTCGAACGTTAATTTTGCAGGGAAAAAAGGGGGTGCGCTTCGAAGGGGAAGTTTTCACTTCAACAGGAACGAAACGATTGGCCTTGAAAGGGGATAAGCTGTCGAAAACGCTATGGTCTGATAACAGGGCGGATAGCGGGCCGCCGGTGTTTATGCGCTGATCTTTGGGAGTGGGTCAAGTGATTACCTTGAAAAAAGGACTAATAATCCCCATCTCCTGATCCCCGACGGGACACTTTTCGCTGACTTTGACGGCGTTTGGCCTCCAGGCGGCGCTCCTTGGAGGCCCGGCTGGGGCGGGTGGCGCGACGGGTTTTGGGGCGAATCAACGCTTGTTGGATCAAGGTGACCAGTCGTTCCCGGGCGTCGGCACGGTTTCGTTCCCGGGAGCGAAAGCGTCGGGCCTCAATGAGGATTTCCCCTTGCCGGGTCATGCGGCTGCCAGCCAGCTGTACCAGGCGGTTGAAAACCTCCGGTGTCAGGGCAGGGGCATTTTTGGCATCAAAGCGCAGCTGAACCGAGGTTGCCACCTTGTTGACATTTTGCCCCCCGGGGCCTCCGGCCAGGACAAAGCTTTCTTGAATTTCTCCTGGTGTAATCACGATCTCCGGCGTGACCTGGAGCGGGGTATGGCCTATAGTGTCCATGGAACCATTTCACACCCATTGCGCGCCTCTGGACAAGGGTTTGTTTTTTCGATGCATTCCAGATGGGGTGGGAGGGGGCGGAAGAGCCCATGTTTCTTTTCCCCTTGGAGGGGGCGGGGAGGGGCTTTTTCGACAGGGGGCAAGGATTAGGGGGATTGGGAAGATGGCCAAGGAGAAAGCCAAAGCCAAGTGGGAACAGGTCGGGGTCTGTTCCATCACATCGGGCCGACTCTGGATCGGTGACCCCAGCTTTTGTGCGTTTGGGACCAAGGGGGGGAAAACCAAAAAAACAGTCATGACCGAACCGGATAAATCGAGCAAAGCCTCCAAAAAAGGCAGCTGGGTCTGCTTGGCCACCCCCATGCCGGACGGCAACTATCCGGTGGAGGTGCGCCGAACCGATGGCGGCAAAATCCGCTCAGTTCGGGTTCGGTTGATGTAGAATGTCAGGCGGGTAGACTGGCGTTTGTCTCGTGGTATCGATGGATATCGATGGCTCAATTTCGGATAAAGTGAAACGTGATCAGCGAAAAAACCATCCGTGAGGCTGTGGATCGGTTGGTCGCCGTGGCCAAGCCTATCAAGGTCATTCTGTTCGGCTCTTATGCGACCGGAAAGGCCACAGACGATTCCGACTTGGACTTCATGGTGATCCAGCCGACTGAAAGTGGGGTTGAGGGGGATCGCGTGATTCTTCGGGATGCCGTTGGCGATGTGGGTGCCGGGGTTGATGTGTTGGTTTTTTCCGAAGAGGAAACCTGCCGACGGGGTCAGGTGCCAGGAACGCTTATCTATTGGGCTCTCAAGGAAGGACGGGTGATGTATGAAGCCTCCTCACACGGATGAGGCCTTGCGCTCCCTTCGTTTGGCGGATGGCCGGAATTTGAGACTTTATTATTAGCTCATCTCAGGCCTGAGCCACTACATGCAGACCTCTCGATACTGCCGGGATTTTTCGATAAAGCACTCCTTCCCACAGGGCATCACCTCATAGACCATGGACCAGTGACCCCGGGGCATGCGCTGGCAGTGGCGGGTGTTGCAGTGTTTGTTGATGAGCCTCTCCACCTGCCCCCGGGAGCCGGCCACCTGCTCCCAGGCTTGACCCCTCACCCCGATGGTGGTGCCAAACCAGCGGCATTCGTTGCTCTGGGGAAATCCCGACAGGGCTTGAGCCGGGGGGGAGAGCCAGAGCATCCCGCCAAAGAGCAGCCCAGCCAACATCACCACTCCGATCCATTTCATGCGCCATGATCCCCACCAACCGGTACTCAGAGTGTGTGGTGAGGGGGCGATGTTTTTGCTGTCATGGTGTTTCATTCTATCCCCCCAATCCGGCCTGTTGCAGAGGGTGGACCCAGGGAGTGTGGTACCAGCTCATGATCGAATGGACCGACCAGGCCAGGGTGATCATGGCCAGGGTGGGTTTGACCATCTGGTTGGGTAGTTTTGGCGTGACCCACTGCCAGGCCAGCATGGCCAGCCCCACCGTGACAAACCAAAAATCAGCGCTCATATAGGGAAAATAGCGGTTGGCAAAGAGGGCCTGGAGCACCAAAGTGATGTGGAACAAAAGGAGAAAATAGATCGTTCGGTTCTGTTTTTTATGCAACAAAATCAACAATCCAGCCATGGCGGCAAACTGCCAGAGGCTGTGAAACTGCGCCATGTGGCCCATAAAATATTTAATGTTGGCCCAGATCAGCAGCAACCCTTTGGCGGTATCGGGATTGTTCAGCAGCTGCACCATCCACACCCCTTGGCCGTGGGTGGTGACCGCCTTGCTGAAATAGGGGATGTCGATGAGATCAATATATCCCAGCCACAGCAGCAAGGGGAGCAGGTGGACCCCGGCGCTCAAAAATACCCACCGAAACCGGCCATGGAAAAAGCCAAACCCCAATGCTGCTACATAAGCGGCATAGTTGGGTTTGGCGAGCATTAAAATCCCTACCAACACCGAATATCCCAAGACCGTTTTGGTGGCAGGCCGCCCCAGCTGCTCCAGATCGGTGATGCGCATCAGGAACCAGGCGATGTAGATCGGGGTGATAAACTCCAGATCCATCACCGGAAAGAGGGAAAAGCTGTAGAGGGAAAAGGGGTGGAAAAAGAGAATCCAGACCCCTGCCAGCGCCGTGGTGCGTTCCACATAACGGCTGAATAGCTGAAAAGCCGCCACCATTCCCATGCCAAAGAGCAGCAGCTTCAGGGTGAGATAGCCGAGCAGGGTGGTGACCACCTGCAACCCTTCGCCCATGGTGAGCACATGGGCATAGGCGTAGCTTTTTTCGCCTTTGAGGTTGATGGTGGGAAAGGGGCTGAAGGCATAAAAGGGGCTGGCCAGGGTGTGGTAGGTTTCGGCGATGAGGTTGACGACCAGCAAGGTGGCGGGTCGCTCCACCCGGGCCGGGCTCTGGCGAAAATATTCCGGAAAGCGGGCCGCAGCCTGAAAATTATTGGGGGCGTCGGAGTTGTCGTACTGCCACATGAAGGGAATTCTGGGCAGGGGACGCATGGAGGGGGGCTCCCCGGGGGTGGGGTTGAGCCATGCCAGATTGGTGGAGATGACCGCCACCAGAAGCAGAAGCAGGGGGAGGACGATGCGATGCAGTGAAAAGGGCTTCATGGGGTCTGAAATTTCCTTCGGCTGCCAGGGATAACGATTCCGGGTGACGCCGGGCGTTTCCCTCGGTGGAGCAACCATGTAAAAATGACCAATTCAGATAAGAATACCAGTTCATTCCAGAGGGCGACCAGAGATGATGGTTGGAAATAGCAAAGATGGGTGGTTGGTCGTGGTGGGAGTGGGGCTGGGGTATTGTTTCATTGTGGGGAGTTTTGAATGATGGCCCATGACTATCCTGTCACCATCCTGCGCAAGCCGGAGCGTATTCATCTACATCAGCAACAGCTGGGTATTTTGGTGGATGGAGCGGATATCGCTACTGCTTTTGAGCGCTATCGTGAGGAGGAAACCCGGATTCTGGCGCGCTACCAGGAGCTGGAGATCACTCCACCACCTCCCCCGGGCAAGGGCAGAGGGGGCGGTGGGCGGGAACCCTTGCGCCCCTTTATGATCAAATCCGCAGTGGTGCTGGTGGTGGTGCTGGTTCCCACCATTCTCCTGGGTGCCGCCATTCGGGAGGCCCCCCGGGTGATGGCTTATAATCTACCCACCGCTTTGCAGCGGGTGATCGACACCGGGCGTGGGGCTTTCGAAACCGTCCTCGACCGTCTGGAAAAAATGTCTCCGAAGAGTCGGGAGGCGCTGCGCAAGGATATGCGGCGTCTGGCGCAAAATCTGGAGCCGGTGGTGGGGGAGTTGCGGCCTCTTTTGACCGGCCCACCCCCTGAAAACCAAGAGACAACCCCTCGGAAACCGGAGTGATTGGTTCGGGGATTTCCGAATAAAATCAACCTCTCTGGATCCGGAAAATGTCGGAATTTTCAACCCATCTTCAAGGAATCGTCATGAAAAAACGTTTTTTTCTGTTGGCCGGGATGGTGCTTTTGGCAGGCTGCACCCAGGAAACCCAAAACAAGCTCGGGCGCGCTGTGCAAAACTGGACCGGTACCAACGGGGTGCTGGAGGTGTATGCCGGAGATAAGGTGGTACGGCGTTTTATCAAGGTAGACAAGCTCTCCACCGCCTATGGCACC includes the following:
- the arfB gene encoding aminoacyl-tRNA hydrolase, translating into MDTIGHTPLQVTPEIVITPGEIQESFVLAGGPGGQNVNKVATSVQLRFDAKNAPALTPEVFNRLVQLAGSRMTRQGEILIEARRFRSRERNRADARERLVTLIQQALIRPKTRRATRPSRASKERRLEAKRRQSQRKVSRRGSGDGDY
- a CDS encoding nucleotidyltransferase domain-containing protein; amino-acid sequence: MISEKTIREAVDRLVAVAKPIKVILFGSYATGKATDDSDLDFMVIQPTESGVEGDRVILRDAVGDVGAGVDVLVFSEEETCRRGQVPGTLIYWALKEGRVMYEASSHG
- a CDS encoding DUF3800 domain-containing protein yields the protein MRFWRRHEGTWFALEKRIQGLKNKFQLPDGSELHARDFCCSYNKQDKTNNFGQLSWPDRRLAMEAYWQSRIASASDPRQARARRRKYQTRKHFFHLSRAERSGLFEEILDHIGNHRGISLFGEVADVDRIPDHTGHSFTQVVTRFDAFLKRFNANSPPGQIDNGIVLMDRETSKERQLHEMLVAYREQGHPWGQLKHVLEMPFFVDSHTVLSVQLADIVAYAIRRYVEHNPQPGSPEENNFRRIYHLFDRDGHKLHGLRHYCEPNSCICLICRDRGHSDLPSRETS
- the typA gene encoding translational GTPase TypA codes for the protein MIENLRNIAIIAHVDHGKTTLVDKLLQQSGTLESRNAPQERVMDSNTLERERGITILAKNTAIRWQDKHINIVDTPGHADFGGEVERVLSMVDSVLLLVDAVEGPMPQTRFVTQKAFDMGFTPIVVINKIDREGSRPNWVLDQTFELFDRLGATDEQLDFPVIYASALQGYASLEADQPGQDMTPLFEIILDKVHPPKVDPDGPFQMRISALDHNSYVGLIGIGRVERGQITTNTPITIIDANKLQRPGRILQILGFMGLNRVEQSSASAGDIIAITGLTGLGISDTLCHPDHVEALPPLSVDEPTVSMTFQVNDSPLSGKDGKYLTSRQLRSRLMQELEHNVSLRVEETEEADKFRVSGRGELHLGILIENMRREGYELAVSRPEVIIKEEDGVKKEPYEQLVVDVPDANQGAVMEALGLRRGELTNMTPDGQGRVRLDYIIPARSLIGFLTEFRTLTSGAGIMHHLFDHYGPVVSSDVGQRKNGVLVAMDLGRSVGFSLFNLQERGKLFIGPGEDVYEGMIIGIHSRGNDLVVNPLKAKQLTNIRAAGTDENIMLTPPIRYSLEQAMEFIDDDELVEITPKVIRLRKKLRKEHERKKAGRAKKPVEE